One part of the Calypte anna isolate BGI_N300 chromosome 12, bCalAnn1_v1.p, whole genome shotgun sequence genome encodes these proteins:
- the KBTBD8 gene encoding kelch repeat and BTB domain-containing protein 8: protein MAALGEPSKFSQTLNGTPASNTVSSGMDPFHACSILQQLKTMYDEGQLTDIVVEVDHGKTFSCHRNVLAAISPYFRSMFTSGLTESTQKEVRIVGVEAESMHLVLNYAYTSRVVLTEANVQALFTAASIFQIPSIQDQCAKYMISHLDPQNSIGVFIFADHYGHQELRDRSQDYIRKKFLSVTKEQEFLQLRKDQLISILDSDDLNVDKEEHVYDSIIRWFEHEQNKREVHLPEIFAKCIRMPLLEETFLEKIPPMFAQAMAKSCVQKGQPSANGYTQRLGMTASEMIICFDAAHKHSGKKQTVPCLDSVTGRVFKLCKPPNDLREVGILVSPDNDIYIAGGYRPSSSEVSIDHRAESDFWMYDHSGNRWIPKAPLLRARIGCKLVHCCGKLYAIGGRVYEGDGRNSLKSVECYDSRENCWTAVCPMPVAMEFHSAVEYKDNIYVLQGEFFLCYDPQKDYWGFLTPMTVPRIQGLGTVYNDSIYYIAGTCGNHQRMFTVEAYDIEQNKWTRKKDFPCDQSINPYIKLVLLKNKLHLFVRATQVTVEEHVFRTTRKNSLYQYDEVTDQWQKVYETPDRLWDLGRHFECVVAKLYPQCLQKVI, encoded by the exons aacCAAGTAAGTTTTCACAAACACTGAACGGAACTCCTGCTTCAAACACAGTCAGCAGTGGAATGGACCCCTTCCACGCCTGTAGTATTCTTCAGCAGCTTAAAACCATGTATGATGAAGGACAACTGACAGATATTGTGGTGGAAGTGGATCATGGGAAAACATTCTCCTGTCATAGGAATGTTCTTGCTGCAATCAGTCCTTACTTCAG ATCTATGTTCACTAGCGGCCTTACAGAGAGCACCCAGAAGGAAGTTCGTATCGTTGGTGTTGAAGCAGAGTCAATGCATTTAGTATTGAACTATGCATATACCTCCAGAGTCGTGCTGACAGAGGCCAACGTCCAAGCTTTGTTCACTGCAGCCAGTATCTTCCAGATCCCTTCCATCCAAGACCAGTGTGCTAAATACATGATCAGTCATTTGGACCCACAGAACTCCATCGGGGTGTTCATCTTTGCTGATCACTATGGCCATCAGGAGCTCAGAGACAGGTCCCAAGACTACATTCGTAAAAAGTTTCTGAGTGTCACCAAAGAGCAGGAATTTCTTCAGCTGAGAAAAGACCAACTGATAAGCATACTCGACAGTGATGACTTAAATGTAGACAAGGAAGAACACGTTTATGACAGCATTATAAGGTGGTTTGAGCACGAACAGAATAAGAGAGAAGTGCACCTTCCAGAAATATTTGCCAAATGCATCCGTATGCCTCTGTTGGAAGAGACATTTTTAGAGAAAATCCCTCCCATGTTTGCACAGGCTATGGCCAAAAGCTGTGTACAAAAGGGACAACCTAGTGCCAATGGCTACACACAGCGTCTTGGGATGACTGCTTCTGAGATGATCATTTGCTTTGATGCTGCCCACAAACACTCAGGAAAGAAGCAAACAGTGCCTTGTTTAGATTCGGTCACAGGGAGAGTGTTTAAACTATGCAAGCCACCAAATGACTTGAGGGAGGTTGGAATTCTTGTATCTCCTGATAATGATATTTATATTGCGGGTGGTTACAGGCCGAGCAGCAGCGAGGTCTCCATTGACCACAGAGCAGAGAGTGATTTTTGGATGTATGATCACTCTGGCAACAGGTGGATCCCAAAAGCTCCTCTGCTGCGAGCCAGGATAGGCTGCAAATTGGTTCATTGCTGTGGTAAACTGTATGCAATAGGTGGTCGTGTTTATGAAGGAGATGGGAGAAACTCACTCAAGTCTGTGGAGTGTTATGACAGCAGAGAGAACTGTTGGACAGCTGTCTGTCCCATGCCTGTAGCAATGGAGTTTCATAGTGCTGTGGAATATAAGGATAACATCTATGTTTTACAGG gggaattttttctctgctatgATCCCCAGAAGGATTATTGGGGATTTTTGACCCCAATGACTGTGCCTAGAATCCAAGGCTTGGGAACTGTATACAATGACTCCATCTACTACATAGCTGGCACCTGTGGAAACCACCAACGTATGTTTACTGTAGAGGCCTATGACATAGAGCAGAACAAGTGGACTCGAAAAAAAGACTTCCCCTGTGATCAGTCCATCAACCCCTACATCAAACTCGTCCTCCTCAAAAACAAACTCCACCTCTTTGTCAGAGCTACTCAAGTCACTGTTGAAGAGCACGTTTTCAGAACCACCAGGAAGAATTCTCTCTACCAGTATGATGAGGTTACTGACCAGTGGCAGAAAGTCTATGAGACTCCAGACAGGCTCTGGGATTTAGGCCGGCATTTTGAATGTGTTGTTGCTAAATTGTATCCGCAGTGTCTTCAGAAAgttatttaa